In Colletotrichum higginsianum IMI 349063 chromosome 1, whole genome shotgun sequence, one genomic interval encodes:
- a CDS encoding Aromatic amino acid aminotransferase produces the protein MYVRAARHGLYGSLPRTAGSLSNTQSSRLTDFRLQHLGSASVTLVPLTQHSFHSKRGDRSVAEAVPAESEAVFEKRQKPSPFDGVRERRAKAGKLIAGVAAASDSDMFKAPVVGKPQAKRWDHHLSPESLSRHPCSLKQAARHLKKPGLISLGGGLPSSAYFPFAELSVRVPQAPHFSEAETISSGQVLTIGKYDTRDPDQPNAEYDLSIALNYTQSTGSAQMMRFVTEHTELVYSPPYADWQCCQTVGSTAALEQTLRMFCDKDRKDSVLTEEYSFSTALETISPLGVKAVGVPVDAEGLLPEAMDEILTNWNPAARGDRRKPHLLYTVPSGQNPTGATQSAARRRAIYAVAQKHDLYIIEDEPYYFLQMQPYTGPDAPSVPPPASVSEFLGTLIPSLLSMDTDGRVLRMDSFSKVLVPGSRLGWVTASAQVIERFIRHAEVANQGPSGFSQVAVWKLLDETWGHEGYLQWLMNLRMEYTKRRDWLLAACEKHLPRDIVSWTPPAAGMFLWLKIDHSAHPDGPSRPLLEVEEEIFNSCIDKGVLCARGSWFRTEQDTPLNDLFFRATFASASEKDMDEAIQRLGAAIKESFRLG, from the exons ATGTACGTGAGAGCCGCTCGTCATGGCCTCTATGGCTCGCTTCCTCGAACCGCTGGTTCCCTATCAAACACCCAGTCATCTCGACTTACAGACTTCCGGCTCCAGCACCTAGGGTCGGCCTCCGTGACACTCGTACCCCTCACCCAGCATTCATTTCACTCAAAGAGGGGTGACAGGTCAGTAGCGGAAGCCGTTCCTGCTGAGAGTGAGGCCGTCTTCGAGAAGAGACAGAAGCCCTCGCCATTCGATGGCGTCCGCGAACGTAgggccaaggccggcaagcTGATAGCGGGCGTGGCCGCGGCGTCAGATAGTGACATGTTCAAGGCTCCC GTTGTGGGAAAGCCCCAGGCGAAGCGATGGGACC ATCATCTATCACCGGAATCCCTCTCCCGTCACCCCTGCTCCCTGAAGCAGGCCGCTCGCCACCTCAAGAAGCCCGGCCTTATCTCTCTCGGAGGCGGCCTCCCCTCGAGCGCCTACTTCCCCTTTGCCGAGCTCTCCGTCCGGGTCCCCCAGGCCCCGCACTTCTCCGAGGCAGAGACCATCTCATCGGGCCAGGTTCTCACCATCGGCAAGTATGACACTCGCGACCCGGACCAGCCGAACGCCGAGTACGACCTCTCCATCGCCCTCAACTACACCCAGTCCACCGGCTCAGCGCAGATGATGCGCTTCGTCACCGAGCATACCGAGCTCGTCTACAGCCCCCCCTACGCCGACTGGCAGTGCTGCCAGACTGTTGGCAGCACAGCCGCCCTCGAGCAGACGCTCCGCATGTTCTGCGACAAGGACCGCAAAGACTCGGTCCTCACTGAGGAGTACAGCTTCTCCACGGCGCTCGAGACCATCTCACCGCTcggcgtcaaggccgtcggtGTCCCCGTTgatgccgagggcctgctTCCGGAGGCCATGGACGAAATCCTCACGAACTGGAACCCCGCGGCCCGTGGCGACCGCCGCAAGCCTCACCTGCTTTACACCGTGCCCTCGGGACAGAACCCCACGGGCGCGACGCAGTCGGCCGCCCGGAGACGTGCTATTTACGCCGTGGCGCAGAAGCACGACCTGTACATCATCGAGGACGAACCCTACTACTTCCTTCAGATGCAGCCGTACACCGGCCCGGACGCCCCCTCGGTGCCTCCCCCGGCATCCGTGTCCGAGTTCCTCGGGACGCTGATCCCCTCGCTCTTGAGCATGGACACGGACGGCCGCGTGCTGCGCATGGACTCCTTCTCCAAGGTCCTCGTGCCAGGATCCCGGCTCGGGTgggtgacggcgtcggcgcagGTCATTGAGCGCTTCATCCGCCACGCCGAGGTCGCGAACCAGGGGCCCTCTGGGTTCTCGCAGGTCGCGGTCTGGAAGTTGCTGGACGAGACGTGGGGTCACGAGGGGTATCTGCAGTGGCTCATGAACTTGCGCATGGAGTACACCAAGCGCCGCGACTGGCTCCTCGCGGCGTGCGAGAAGCATCTTCCTCGCGACATCGTGAGCTGGACACCGCCTGCTGCCGGCATGTTT TTGTGGCTTAAGATCGACCACTCCGCCCACCCTGACGGCCCCTCTCGCCcgctgctcgaggtcgaagaggagATATTCAACTCTTGCATCGACAAGGGCGTCCTCTGCGCCCGCGGTTCGTGGTTCCGCACCGAGCAGGACACGCCGCTCAACGACCTCTTCTTCCGCGCCACCTTCGCCTCGGCCAGTGAGAAGGACATGGACGAGGCCATCCAGCGGCTGGGCGCTGCCATCAAGGAGAGCTTCCGTCTTGGTTGA
- a CDS encoding Glycosyl hydrolase family 16 yields MRVFFAPALLYLYSRLGPWCYSRLECNVPRTYTDPCLLLPPVTSSALPLLWSDLENNLPQWEALSRSLTSLSLLTSLKSCSSASSFTLFRRRDTPLRTQTRTMHLLRTLFAAALATTVSAQTYSSCNPLHQTTCPANTALGMAIHVDFTQGAVNSFAASGNPTYGDDGVTFSVAASGQAPQLMSLFYIMFGRVEITLKAATGAGIVSSLVLQSDTLDEIDMEWLGADPTEVQSNYFGKGDVTTYNRGQFHQTDNNQEKFMKYTIDWTSERIVFSVDGTVVRTLTEAEADENQYPQSPMQVKFGSWSGGDPANAPGTIDWARGPTDFSKGPFHMVVKDVSITDYSTGKEYKYTDTSGNWGSIQAVDGQVNGNLGKAGQVTYTASAAAETGSPAPTVPRGGIGADESATATQTGWPWVASARPTGGSVPDGWRMNSEGKIIPDGAGASVRPQCLAILASFVLGVVALAGR; encoded by the exons ATGCGTGTGTTCTTTGCTCCTGCTCTTCTCTATTTGTACTCACGTCTTGGGCCCTGGTGTTACTCAAGGCTCGAGTGCAACGTGCCACGGACTTACACGGATCCTTGCTTGCTTCTTCCGCCTGTGACGTCGTCAGCTCTACCTCTCCTGTGGTCTGACTTGGAGAATAATCTCCCCCAGTGGGAAGCTCTTtctcgctcactcacttcGCTATCACTCTTGACTTCCCTCAAGTCTTGTAGTAGTGCATCCTCTTTTACTCTCTTCCGGCGGCGTGACACTCCTCTACGCACGCAAACCCGCACGATGCACTTGTTAAGGACATTGTTTGCCGCCGCGCTGGCAACAACGGTATCGGCGCAGACGTATTCATCATGCAATCCTCTTCACCAAA CAACTTGTCCCGCGAACACGGCCCTAGGCATGGCCATTCACGTCGACTTCACACAGGGCGCCGTCAACTCTTTCGCCGCCTCCGGAAACCCAACTTACGGGGATGACGGCGTCACCTTTTCTGTCGCTGCCTCGGGCCAGGCCCCCCAGCTCATGTCGCTCTTCTATATCATGTTCGGCCGCGTCGAGATCACGCTCAAGGCCGCCACCGGCGCGGGAATCGTCAGCTCCCTCGTCCTGCAGTCCGACACCCTCGACGAAATCGACATGGAGTGGCTTGGCGCCGATCCGACAGAGGTGCAGTCCAACTACTTCGGCAAGGGTGACGTGACGACGTACAACCGCGGCCAGTTCCACCAGACGGATAATAATCAGGAAAAGTTTATGAAGTACACCATCGACTGGACCTCGGAGCGCATTGTCTTCTCCgtcgacggcaccgtcgtACGCACCCTGActgaggccgaggccgacgagaacCAGTACCCGCAGTCGCCGATGCAGGTCAAGTTCGGCTCCTGGTCGGGAGGCGACCCGGCCAATGCCCCAGGGACCATTGACTGGGCCCGCGGGCCGACGGACTTCAGCAAGGGGCCCTTCCACATGGTTGTCAAGGACGTCTCCATCACCGACTACTCGACCGGCAAGGAGTACAAGTACACTGATACCTCGGGCAATTGGGGCTCcatccaggccgtcgacggccaggtCAATGGAAACCTCGGCAAGGCGGGCCAGGTCACGTACACGGCTAGTGCAGCCGCGGAGACGGGctcgcccgcgccgacggTACCTAGAGGCGGTATTGGCGCCGACGAGTCTGCCACCGCGACGCAGACGGGCTGGCCGTGGGTCGCCAGCGCGAGGCCGACCGGCGGCTCCGTGCCGGACGGCTGGCGCATGAACTCCGAGGGCAAGATCATCCCGGACGGTGCCGGGGCCTCGGTGCGCCCCCAATGCTTGGCCATTTTGGCGTCTTTTGTTCTTGGTGTTGTCGCCTTGGCTGGGCGGTAA
- a CDS encoding Eukaryotic DNA topoisomerase I gives MSSSDDDAPLARSNGHISASRVSKADDFDMDRTASKARAAPPGLSIRHGPVDDEFMDIDGPSTNGKRKSRSSLPKVNYKVDTESDDDAPLAKRQKTKPKIPETDSDDEPLTSKRGKNLPPSYKETALPDESSDDDQPLGAKLAKKKADIEKAAAKEARTIRASEAKAKKATPKKAVKEESSDDEPLAKSATKKRQSNGAGSAKRKSNGMKVESDSDEPIAKKVAKKGTPAKAPAAKGKAAASAKAPGKKADSKAKQESEAPEEEEEEEYEWWKDPKKEDDSVKWTTLEHNGVMFPPEYQPLPKNVKLLYDGKPVNLPIEAEEVAGFFGAMLNSKHNVDNPVFQKNFFDDFKAVLKESGHATDKQGNKVDLKEFSKMNFEQIFQYYEQQSAIRKTRSPAEKKAAKAEKDELEAPFMYCKWDGRKEKVGNFRVEPPSLFRGRGEHPKTGRLKKRVYPEQITINIGKGAKIPEPPKGHKWKTVVHDNKATWLAMWQENINGAYKYVMLGAASAIKGQSDMKKFEKARELKKHIDKIRRDYTKDLKSEVMADRQRATAVYLIDKFALRAGNEKDAENEAETVGCCSLKYEHITLREPNTVIFDFLGKDSIRFYDEVTVEKQVFKNLKLFKKPPKTDGDDIFDRLTTTQLNNHLKNYMPGLTAKVFRTYNASFTMSTLLQKLVDHKNLTIAEKVKLYNDCNREVAILCNHKRTVGAAHEAQMEKLGDRIKGLRYQQWRTKMMMLQVDNKIKKKKGADFFVRPEDLTDEWVLEHQQFLVEEQRGKITKKFEKDNEKRLAEGQKPFPDKELKERLKAADELAAKFKKENKSKKVEPEGRSPSVEKLDEQVKKFDDRVKTLELQAADRDGNKEVALSTSKINYIDPRLTVVFAKKFDVPIEKFFSKTLRDKFSWAIKSVEDEDWEF, from the exons ATGAGCTcctccgacgacgacgcacCTCTTGCGAGGTCTAACGGACACA TCTCTGCATCGAGAGTATCAAAAGCCGACGACTTCGACATGGACCGAACCGCATCTAAGGCAAGAGCAGCCCCGCCAGGCCTTTCCATTCGCCATGGACCCGTCGACGATGAGTTCATGGACATTGACGGCCCGTCTACGAATGGCAAGCGGAAATCTCGCTCGTCATTGCCCAAGGTCAATTATAAAGTCGATACCGAAAGCGATGATGACGCCCCTCTG GCCAAGCGACAAAAGACGAAACCCAAAATACCAGAGACAGACTCTGATGACGAGCCGCTCACCTCAAAGAGGGGCAAAAACCTGCCTCCTTCGTACAAGGAGACGGCTTTGCCCGACGAATCCTCCGATGACGACCAACCGTTAGGCGCCAAGCTCGCGAAGAAAAAGGCCGACAttgagaaggcggcggccaaggaggcgCGTACCATCCGTGCCAGCGAGGCCAAGGCAAAGAAGGCTACGCCGAAGAAGGCTGTCAAGGAGGAGTCCTCCGATGATGAGCCTTTGGCCAAGTCAGCGACCAAGAAACGTCAGTCGAATGGGGCTGGCTCTGCGAAGAGGAAGTCGAATGGCATGAAGGTCGAATCGGATTCGGATGAGCCCATTGCGAAAAAGGTTGCGAAGAAAGGCACCCCGGCCAAAGCCCCAGCGGCTAAGGGTAAGGCTGCCGCTTCCGCCAAGGCGCCGGGCAAGAAAGCCGATTCAAAGGCCAAGCAAGAAAGCGAGGCccccgaagaagaggaagaggaggaatACGAATGGTGGAAGGATCCTAAGAAGGAAGACGACAGTGTTAAATGGACCACACTAGAGCACAATGGCGTCATGTTCCCGCCCGAGTATCAGCCGCTTCCCAAGAACGTCAAGCTGCTCTACGATGGGAAGCCAGTCAACCTTCCGatcgaagccgaggaagTCGCTGGCTTCTTTGGAGCCATGCTGAACTCGAAGCACAATGTCGACAACCCTGTGTTTCAGAAGAATTTCTTTGACGACTTCAAAGCTGTCTTGAAGGAGTCGGGGCACGCGACTGACAAGCAAGGCAACAAAGTCGACCTGAAGGAGTTCTCCAAGATGAACTTTGAGCAAATCTTCCAGTACTACGAGCAGCAGAGCGCCATCAGAAAGACTCGGTCGCccgcggagaagaaggcggctAAGGCAGAGAAAGACGAATTGGAGGCGCCATTCATGTACTGCAAGTGGGATGGACGCAAAGAAAAGGTCGGCAACTTCCGTGTCGAACCTCCGAGTCTCTTCCGCGGCCGTGGCGAACATCCAAAGACTGGAAGGCTCAAGAAGAGAGTGTATCCCGAGCAAATCACCATCAACATTGGCAAGGGCGCCAAGATCCCGGAGCCTCCCAAAGGCCACAAGTGGAAGACCGTCGTCCACGACAATAAGGCCACATGGCTGGCCATGTGGCAGGAGAATATCAACGGCGCGTACAAGTACGTGATGCTTGGTGCTGCCAGTGCCATCAAGGGTCAGAGTGACATGAAGAAGTTTGAAAAGGCCCGCGAGTTGAAGAAGCACATCGATAAGATCCGGAGAGACTACACCAAGGATCTCAAAAGCGAAGTCATGGCAGATCGACAAAGAGCCACGGCGGTGTACCTGATCGACAAGTTTGCTCTCAGAGCAGGCAACGAAaaggacgccgagaacgAAGCCGAAACCGTCGGTTGCTGCTCCCTGAAGTACGAGCACATCACCCTGCGAGAACCCAACACCGTCATCTTCGACTTCCTCGGAAAGGACAGCATTCGGTTCTACGATGAGGTCACGGTCGAAAAGCAAGTCTTCAAAAACCTGAAGCTCTTCAAGAAACCGCCAAAGACCGATGGCGATGATATCTTCGACCGGCTGACTACTACGCAGCTGAACAACCATCTCAAGAACTATATGCCGGGGCTGACGGCGAAGGTCTTCCGTACCTACAACGCATCATTCACCATGTCTACCCTGCTCCAAAAGCTAGTCGATCACAAGAACTTGACCATTGCAGAGAAGGTCAAGCTCTACAACGACTGCAATCGTGAGGTCGCCATTCTGTGCAACCATAAGCGCACCGTCGGTGCCGCGCACGAGGCCCAGATGGAGAAGCTCGGCGATCGTATCAAGGGTCTTCGATATCAGCAATGGCGGACGAAAATGATGATGCTTCAGGTCGACAATaagatcaagaagaagaagggtgcGGATTTCTTCGTTCGCCCCGAGGACTTGACCGACGAATGGGTTCTCGAGCACCAGCAGTTTCTGGTGGAAGAGCAGCGCGGAAAGATCACGAAGAAGTTCGAGAAGGACAACGAGAAACGTCTCGCTGAAGGTCAGAAGCCCTTTCCCGACAAGGAGCTTAAGGAGCGCCTCAAGGCCGCAGATGAGCTTGCGGCCAAGTTTAAGAAGGAGAACAAATCAAAGAAGGTCGAGCCTGAAGGCCGAAGTCCTTCCGTCGAGAAGCTTGATGAACAGGTCAAGAAGTTTGACGACAGAGTCAAGACGTTGGAGTTGCAGGCCGCCGATCGTGATGGCAACAAGGAGGTTGCCTTGAGCACCTCTAAGATC AACTACATCGATCCTCGTCtcaccgtcgtcttcgccaagAAGTTTGATGTTCCTATTGAGAAGTTCTTCTCTAAGACGCTTCGTGACAAGTTCAGCTGGGCTATCAAGTCcgttgaggatgaagacTGGGAGTTCTGA
- a CDS encoding ATP synthase subunit gamma gives MLSRAARPALRAAAAAPSRVTASAPINAATFATLREIEGRLKSIRNIEKITKTMKIVASTKLNRAQKAMTDSRVYGATSNEVFDSAETKPLEGEGKKELIIICSSDKGLCGGIHSGLSRTIRRQFAEKETTADLVILGEKCKAQLQRTNAKDIRLNFAGVGKDVPTFADAQAIADQIVQLSGDYSSIKILYNKFINATSYEPTIIEAFSEEAIAASPNFSAFEVDEEVLPNLREYALANSIYWALAEGHACEISARRNAMDNASKNAGDMINKYQILFNRTRQAVITGELVEIITGATASEDM, from the exons ATGCTTTCCCGGGCGGCGAGACCAGCTCTGcgggctgcggctgcggctccCTCGCG AGTCACTGCCAGCGCGCCTATCAACGCTGCCACCTTTGCGACCCTCCGTGAGATCGAAGGCCGCCTCAAGTCCATTCGCAACATCGAGAAGATCACCAAGACGATGAAGATTGTTGCCTCGACCAAGCTCAACCGCGCCCAGAAGGCCATGACCGACTCCCGCGTTTACGGCGCCACCTCCAACGAGGTCTTCGATTCGGCCGAGACCAAGcccctcgagggcgagggcaagaaggagctTATCATCATCTGCTCCTCCGACAAGGGTCTTTGCGGTGGTATTCACTCCGGTCTCTCCCGCACCATCCGTCGCCAGttcgccgagaaggagaccaccgccgacctcgtcatcCTTGGCGAGAAGTGCAAGGCCCAGCTTCAGCGCACCAACGCGAAGGACATCCGCCTCAACTTTGCCGGTGTCGGCAAGGACGTCCCCACCTTCGCCGATGCCCAAGCCATCGCCGATCAGATCGTCCAGCTCTCCGGCGACTACTCCTCGATTAAGATCCTCTACAACAAGTTCATCAACGCCACCAGCTACGAGCCCACCATCATTGAGGCATTTtccgaggaggccatcgccgcgtCCC CCAACTTTTCCgccttcgaggtcgacgaggaggtcctcCCCAACCTCCGCGAGTACGCCCTGGCCAACTCCATCTACTGGGCTCTGGCCGAGGGCCACGCCTGCGAGATCTCTGCCCGCAGAAACGCCATGGAC AACGCCTCCAAGAACGCTGGTGATATGATCAACAAGTACCAGATTCTCTTCAACCGCACCCGTCAAGCCGTCATTACCGGAGAGCTGGTCGAGATTATCACTGGTGCCACCGCCTCCGAGGACATGTAA
- a CDS encoding Flavin containing amine oxidoreductase: protein MRTSPRSRVKQESGVGKASLMDYPGQDSPISDFTPSRANATLRRISASAFAESTTPTPSSRISSEAISEIAPEIVVWTEDMELDDLSQDEAELSSVPASSPGSPLIEDAETETLHIQSHDTPHESFESPMTNLSDHELSELSSVPSSVSSKATTPVDLEGHKELSMPSTETPPIREAVRRSFDVKPKSSIPSNLSNYEYARQCIEAAESSRLNPYALHQEEYQMLRQHISHVQVTTYLNIRNGILRLWYNNPRVAVARNEAVGCANVRWFDVASVCYDWLVRRGYINFGCVELSATSDRAGQAADAENSIRRKRIVVIGAGMSGLGCARHLDGLIQQYSDRFRALDELPPEVVVLEGRSRVGGRVYSREFKSNPKHPLPDFDGERLTAEMGGMIITGFERGNPMNVLVRAQLCLPYRALRSETTIYDSNGKPVDYVRDQLVENLYNDCLDRVSEYKFKSQPSKLIEGNRDLINEARDAVSDGHRTIGQAEEATAALPHAPPVSQQNVPERVNLVPVSSDKLTGRVHTQPGTPGILKASEKVKLMGWTLKNGSASDANIDLNEAVGLPAATLGSVMDEAVLQYRNIVDLTAQDHRLINWHVANLEYSNATNLHNLSLGGWDIDAGNEWEGKHTMIVGGYQSVPRGLMHCPTPLDVRPRSAVRKIEYDTQETGRASVHCEDGSIFDADYVVSTIPLGVLKHGSVEFDPPLPEWKTDVITRIGYGVLNKVVLVYDHPFWDTERHIFGVLRDAPNRHSLNQSDYKSSRGRLFQWFNVTQTTGLPCLVALMAGDAGFDTEHNSNDNLIAEATEVLRSVFGPAVPYPVESVITRWASDKFARGSYSSAGPDMQPDDYDAMSRPIGNLFFAGEHTIGTHPATVHGAYLSGLRAASEVVDCMLGPIDIPTPLVLPKEGVSNKRKEMEGPKDPEQARLEAYELAAWEYIKSKIGERPPRPAKLTANAYLIYSRTFFEVARKKCEEERAGRKRPAPNEVRVMTSKMWRATTSEEKKPFEDQALEQKAAYAEAVAVYNEKSAQWDKDYVEIMAAYQQQHPYNPKNGNGSSSRRESSAQKHRRTKHVSYAESDDSDVGF from the exons ATGAGAACCAGTCCGAGGTCTCGTGTTAAGCAGGAATCCGGGGTTGGAAAGGCTTCATTGATGGATTACCCCGGTCAGGACTCACCCATATCAGACTTCACGCCTTCAAGGGCCAATGCCACGCTGAGACGGATCTCCGCATCGGCTTTTGCAGAGTCGACGACACCAACCCCATCAAGTCGGATCTCATCAGAGGCAATATCTGAAATTGCACCGGAGATTGTCGTCTGGACAGAAGACATGGAGTTGGATGACCTAAGCCAGGATGAGGCAGAGTTGTCCTCTGTACCTGCATCCAGCCCTGG TTCGCCGCTGATAGAAGACGCCGAAACGGAAACCCTCCATATCCAGTCGCACGATACCCCTCACGAATCGTTCGAGTCGCCGATGACCAATCTGTCAGATCACGAGCTGTCTGAGCTGTCTTCAGTGCCCTCGTCGGTATCTAGTAAGGCAACGACTCCTGTGGATCTAGAGGGGCATAAAGAACTATCCATGCCATCGACGGAAACCCCTCCAATACGCGAGGCAGTCCGGCGTTCCTTTGATGTAAAGCCGAAGTCGTCCATCCCGTCAAATCTCTCAAATTATGAATACGCCAGACAATGCATAGAAGCTGCCGAGTCCTCAAGGCTAAACCCATACGCACTGCATCAAGAGGAATACCAGATGTTACGCCAGCACATCAGTCATGTCCAGGTCACTACATATCTCAACATCAGAAACGGCATCCTCCGACTTTGGTACAACAACCCGCGCGTTGCAGTGGCAAGGAACGAAGCGGTTGGCTGCGCCAACGTGCGGTGGTTTGACGTCGCTAGCGTATGTTACGACTGGCTAGTGCGGCGTGGCTACATCAACTTTGGCTGTGTAGAACTCTCGGCGACAAGCGACCGAGCTGGACAGGCTGCAGACGCTGAAAACTCAATCAGGAGAAAAAGAATCGTGGTCATTGGTGCCGGTATGTCTGGATTGGGCTGCGCAAGACACCTCGACGGGTTAATACAGCAATATTCGGATCGGTTTCGTGCGCTCGACGAACTCCCACCGGAAGTTGTCGTGCTTGAAGGGCGTAGTCGGGTCGGCGGAAGAGTCTATTCAAGGGAATTCAAATCAAACCCGAAGCATCCGCTGCCGGACTTTGACGGAGAACGGCTTACCGCCGAGATGGGCGGGATGATCATCACAGGCTTCGAGCGCGGCAATCCAATGAACGTCCTCGTTCGTGCACAGTTGTGTCTACCATACCGTGCCCTGCGATCAGAGACGACCATTTACGACTCAAACGGCAAGCCTGTTGACTACGTGAGAGATCAACTCGTTGAAAATTTGTACAACGACTGCCTGGACCGGGTCAGCGAATATAAGTTCAAGTCACAGCCCTCGAAGCTGATCGAGGGCAACCGAGACCTGATCAATGAAGCGCGAGATGCTGTGAGTGACGGTCACAGAACAATCGGCCAGGCTGAAGAAGCGACTGCCGCTCTACCACATGCACCACCTGTTTCTCAACAGAACGTGCCCGAGCGAGTCAACTTGGTGCCAGTATCCTCCGACAAGCTGACCGGACGCGTCCATACCCAACCTGGCACACCGGGCATTCTCAAGGCCTCAGAAAAGGTCAAATTGATGGGGTGGACACTGAAAAATGGCTCGGCGAGCGACGCCAACATTGATTTGAATGAAGCCGTGGGTTTGCCGGCGGCTACGCTCGGCTCAGTAatggacgaggccgtcctTCAGTATCGCAACATTGTGGATTTGACTGCCCAAGACCATCGGCTAATCAACTGGCACGTGGCAAACTTGGAATACAGCAACGCCACAAATCTTCACAACCTCAGCTTAGGTGGCTGGGACATTGACGCAGGCAACGAATGGGAAGGCAAGCACACAATGATCGTTGGCGGATACCAGAGCGTCCCCAGAGGTCTCATGCACTGCCCAACGCCTCTCGACGTTCGGCCAAGGTCTGCCGTCAGAAAGATCGAGTATGACACGCAGGAGACTGGGCGAGCTTCTGTTCACTGTGAAGACGGATCGATATTCGATGCAGACTATGTTGTCTCGACGATACCGCTTGGTGTGTTGAAGCATGGCAGCGTCGAGTTCGACCCGCCTTTGCCAGAGTGGAAGACGGATGTGATCACTCGTATAGGATATGGAGTGCTCAACAAAGTGGTGCTGGTTTACGACCACCCGTTCTGGGATACTGAGCGGCACATCTTTGGCGTTCTGCGAGATGCCCCTAACCGACATAGTCTGAACCAAAGCGACTATAAATCATCGAGAGGGCGCCTTTTCCAATGGTTCAACGTCACCCAGACGACGGGTTTGCCATGTCTCGTGGCGCTAATGGCGGGTGACGCTGGTTTCGACACGGAGCATAACAGCAACGACAACCTGATCGCCGAGGCGACGGAGGTTCTACGCAGCGTCTTCGGACCTGCTGTGCCGTACCCCGTCGAATCGGTCATTACCCGTTGGGCCTCGGACAAGTTTGCCAGAGGAAGCTACTCGTCGGCCGGTCCAGACATGCAGCCTGATGATTATGACGCCATGTCACGCCCGATCGGcaacctcttcttcgccggaGAGCACACCATTGGCACCCATCCAGCCACTGTGCATGGGGCCTACCTTTCGGGACTCCGTGCAGCATCAGAGGTCGTCGACTGCATGCTCGGTCCGATAGACATTCCAACACCCTTGGTCCTGCCCAAGGAGGGCGTTTCCAACAAGCGCAAAGAAATGGAAGGGCCCAAAGATCCGGAACAAGCTCGCCTGGAAGCCTATGAGCTCGCCGCTTGGGAGTACATCAAGTCCAAGATCGGCGAGAGGCCCCCGCGGCCGGCCAAGCTGACCGCGAATGCCTACCTCATCTACAGCAGGACCTTCTTCGAGGTCGCCCGTAAAAAGTGCGAAGAGGAGCGCGCGGGCCGGAAGAGGCCCGCCCCCAATGAGGTGCGCGTCATGACGTCTAAGATGTGGAGGGCCACGACGTctgaggagaagaagccgttTGAGGACCAGGCGCTGGAGCAGAAGGCAGCTTACGCCGAGGCTGTTGCGGTGTACAACGAAAAGTCGGCGCAGTGGGACAAGGACTACGTTGAGATTATGGCGGCgtatcagcagcagcacccaTACAACCCCAAGAACGGGAATGGCAGCAGTTCTCGGAGGGAGAGCAGTGCGCAGAAGCATCGCAGGACGAAGCATGTCAGCTATGCCGAAAGTGACGACAGCGACGTTGGTTTTTGA